A DNA window from Camelina sativa cultivar DH55 chromosome 13, Cs, whole genome shotgun sequence contains the following coding sequences:
- the LOC104737912 gene encoding uncharacterized protein LOC104737912, which translates to MYQETLQFVHLWRLAVQERDEAREHLKHSLAELSRLQEYFNTIFLSEEQQIPYYYSEAKDDHQNYIYNNFSDDSASSMDLVSNSTVYSSPETYDSDCYSFRPNQMGVENRKDFETLVLEIIGLGRVLPENGKFQQAVIEAGSLVEPLFITGPIPKWRNPPVQMLSQRLVLSNTIEKWNYGGLELGPGILKRSSSGKVPLGVLY; encoded by the coding sequence atgtaccAAGAAACTCTGCAGTTTGTTCATCTATGGAGACTTGCTGTTCAAGAAAGAGACGAAGCAAGAGAACATCTGAAACATTCACTCGCCGAACTCTCCAGACTACAGGAATACTTCAACACCATTTTCTTGTCTGAAGAACAACAAATACCCTATTATTACTCAGAAGCCAAAGACGATCATCAAAACTATATTTACAATAACTTCTCCGATGATTCAGCATCGTCGATGGATCTCGTGTCCAACTCAACTGTCTATTCCTCGCCGGAGACGTACGATTCTGATTGTTACAGCTTCCGGCCGAACCAGATGGGTGTTGAGAACAGGAAAGATTTTGAGACCCTTGTGCTGGAGATTATAGGACTCGGAAGAGTCTTGCCGGAGAACGGTAAGTTCCAGCAAGCTGTCATTGAAGCTGGATCGTTGGTTGAGCCGTTGTTCATAACCGGTCCGATTCCGAAATGGAGAAATCCTCCGGTTCAAATGTTGAGTCAAAGACTGGTTCTAAGTAATACTATCGAAAAATGGAATTATGGTGGTTTGGAGTTGGGTCCGGGGATCCTGAAACGGTCTTCCTCAGGCAAAGTCCCGCTTGGAGTTTTATATTGA
- the LOC104734997 gene encoding putative pentatricopeptide repeat-containing protein At5g09950, translating to MSFLNSCVVGHRGAAKLFHSRLYKNGLDKEVYFCNNLINAYLGTGDSVSARKVFDEMPQRNCVSWACVVSGYSRNGEHKEALVFLRDMVKEGVFSNQYAFVSGLRACQELDSVGTLFGRQVHGLLFKLSYAVDAVVSNVLISMYWKCGRSLGSALRAFSDIEFKNSMSWNSIISVYSQTGDQRSAFQMFSSMQCDGSRPTEYTFGSLVTTACSFTEPDVSLLKQIMCTIQKSGLLSDLFVGSGLVNAFAKSDSLSYARKVFNQMETRNAVTLNGLMVGLVRQKWGEEATKLFMDMFSVIDVSPESYVILLSSFPEYSLAEEIGLRKGKEVHGHVITTGLVDVMVGIGNGLVNMYAKCGSIADARRVFCFMMEKDSVSWNSMITGLDQNGCFLEAVERYQSMRRHAILPGIFTLISSLSSCASLRWANLGQQIHGEGLKLGLDSNVSVSNALMTLYAETGYQNQCCMIFSTMPEPDQVSWNSMIGALASSEGSVLEAVAYFLNALRAGQKLNRITFSSVLSAVSSLSFGELGKQIHGLALKYNVADEATTENALIACYGKCGEMDGCEKIFSRMSERRDDVTWNSMISGYIHNDLLPKALDLVWFMLQMGQRLDSFMYATVLSAFASVATLERGMEVHACSVRACLESDVVVGSALVDMYSKCGRLDYALRFFNTMPVRNSYSWNSMISGYARHGQGDEALKLFANMKLDGQTPPDHVTFVGVLSACSHAGLVKEGFEHFKSMSDSYGLAPRIEHFSCMADLIGRAGELDKLEGFIDRMPMKPNVLIWRTVLGACCRANGRNAELGKKVAEMLFQLEPENAVNYVLLGNMYAAGERWEDLVTARKKMKDADVKKEAGYSWVTMKDGVHMFVAGDKSHPDAELIYKKLKELNRKMRDAGYVPQTGFALYDLEQENKEEILSYHSEKLAVAFVLAAPRSSTLPIRIMKNLRVCGDCHSAFKYISKIEGRQIILRDSNRFHHFQDGECSCSDFW from the exons ATGTCGTTTCTAAAC aGCTGCGTTGTTGGACATAGAGGAGCTGCTAAACTCTTTCATTCCCGATTATATAAGAATGGTTTAGACAAAGAAGTCTACTTTTGCAACAATCTCATCAATGCTTATCTTGGAACGGGTGATTCCGTCTCTGCACGCAAGGTGTTTGACGAAATGCCTCAAAGGAACTGCGTTTCTTGGGCGTGTGTTGTTTCAGGGTATAGCCGTAATGGGGAACATAAGGAAGCtttagtgttcttgagagatatGGTTAAAGAAGGGGTTTTTTCAAATCAATACGCTTTTGTTAGTGGGCTTCGGGCTTGTCAGGAGTTAGATTCTGTTGGGACTCTTTTCGGAAGACAAGTTCATGGGCTGTTGTTTAAGCTTTCATATGCAGTTGATGCAGTAGTTTCTAATGTGCTCATATCGATGTACTGGAAATGTGGAAGGTCTCTTGGTTCTGCTCTCCGTGCTTTTAGTGACATAGAATTTAAAAACTCTATGTCATGGAATTCGATTATTTCGGTTTATTCACAGACTGGGGATCAGAGATCTGCGTTTCAGATGTTCTCTAGCATGCAGTGCGATGGTTCTAGACCAACTGAATACACTTTTGGTAGTCTTGTAACTACTGCTTGTTCTTTCACTGAACCAGACGTTAGTTTGCTCAAGCAGATCATGTGCACCATCCAGAAGTCTGGTTTACTCTCAGATCTTTTTGTTGGCAGTGGATTGGTGAATGCGTTTGCAAAGTCTGACTCATTAAGTTATGCTAGGAAGGTTTTTAATCAGATGGAAACAAGAAATGCAGTCACCTTAAACGGCCTAATGGTTGGTCTGGTAAGACAGAAATGGGGAGAAGAAGCAACGAAGCTCTTTATGGATATGTTTAGCGTGATTGATGTTAGTCCTGAGTCATACGTCATTCTCCTGAGCTCATTTCCTGAGTATTCTCTAGCTGAGGAAATAGGTCTGAGAAAAGGCAAAGAGGTTCATGGACATGTAATAACTACTGGCTTAGTTGACGTTATGGTTGGCATTGGGAATGGACTTGTTAATATGTATGCTAAGTGCGGCTCAATAGCTGATGCTAGACGTGTTTTCTGTTTCATGATGGAGAAAGATTCTGTCTCCTGGAACTCCATGATCACTGGTCTTGACCAAAACGGCTGTTTTCTAGAAGCAGTGGAACGCTACCAAAGTATGAGACGACATGCAATATTGCCTGGAATTTTCACACTGATAAGTTCACTAAGTTCATGCGCAAGCTTGAGGTGGGCAAACCTAGGACAGCAGATTCATGGAGAAGGCCTCAAATTAGGGCTTGATTCCAATGTTTCGGTTTCAAATGCTCTTATGACACTGTATGCAGAGACTGGCTATCAGAATCAATGCTGTATGATATTTTCCACCATGCCAGAACCAGATCAGGTGTCTTGGAATTCTATGATAGGAGCTTTAGCTAGTTCAGAAGGGTCAGTACTCGAAGCTGTGGCATATTTTTTGAATGCGCTTCGAGCGGGACAGAAACTTAACAGGATAACCTTTTCAAGCGTTCTCTCAGCTGTGTCATCCCTTTCATTTGGTGAATTGGGGAAGCAGATACATGGGCTAGCGTTAAAGTACAATGTTGCAGATGAAGCAACAACTGAAAATGCGCTCATAGCTTGTTATGGGAAGTGTGGGGAGATGGATGGGTGTGAGAAGATATTTTCTAGAATGTCAGAGAGAAGAGATGATGTAACTTGGAACTCAATGATCTCGGGGTATATACATAATGATCTCCTTCCTAAGGCTTTGGATCTGGTCTGGTTTATGTTGCAGATGGGTCAGAGGTTGGATAGTTTCATGTATGCGACGGTTCTTAGCGCGTTTGCCTCGGTTGCAACGCTAGAGCGTGGCATGGAAGTGCATGCTTGTTCGGTGAGAGCTTGTCTAGAATCTGATGTGGTAGTTGGGAGTGCACTTGTTGACATGTACTCCAAATGTGGAAGACTAGATTATGCTTTGAGGTTTTTTAACACAATGCCTGTAAGAAATTCATATTCTTGGAACTCTATGATTTCGGGCTATGCACGACATGGGCAAGGAGACGAAGCTTTGAAGCTTTTTGCAAATATGAAGCTCGATGGCCAAACACCACCTGACCATGTTACATTTGTGGGAGTCTTGTCAGCTTGTAGTCACGCCGGTTTGGTTAAAGAAGGGTTTGAGCACTTCAAATCTATGAGTGATTCTTATGGCTTAGCTCCTAGGATTGAACATTTCTCATGTATGGCTGACTTGATAGGCCGTGCAGGTGAACTTGATAAGTTGGAAGGTTTCATTGATAGAATGCCAATGAAGCCTAATGTTCTCATATGGAGGACTGTACTTGGGGCTTGTTGCAGGGCAAACGGTCGAAATGCAGAACTAGGGAAGAAAGTAGCAGAGATGCTTTTTCAACTGGAGCCAGAGAATGCTGTTAACTATGTGCTACTTGGTAACATGTATGCTGCTGGAGAAAGATGGGAAGATTTAGTAACggcgagaaagaagatgaaggatgCTGATGTGAAAAAGGAAGCTGGTTATAGTTGGGTTACCATGAAGGATGGCGTCCATATGTTTGTTGCTGGGGATAAGTCACACCCAGACGCTGAATTGATTTACAAGAAGCTCAAGGAGCTCAACAGAAAGATGAGAGACGCAGGTTATGTGCCCCAGACAGGATTTGCCTTGTATGATCTAGAGCAAGAGAACAAGGAAGAGATCCTGAGCTATCATAGCGAGAAGCTCGCTGTAGCTTTTGTTCTCGCAGCTCCGAGGAGCTCTACGCTGCCAATCAGAATAATGAAGAACCTCAGAGTTTGCGGTGATTGCCACTCTGCCTTCAAGTATATATCAAAGATCGAAGGGAGACAGATAATCCTAAGGGATTCGAACAGGTTTCATCATTTTCAAGACGGTGAATGTTCATGCAGTGATTTCTGGTGA
- the LOC104734998 gene encoding uncharacterized protein LOC104734998, translating into MDDDRKEKNTPWLSVPQFGDWDQKGGGTMPDYSMDFTKIREMRKQNKRDPSRASLGNEDELIKPPDSPTSTTAKLTTIQSQNQPEFSPIHHHQPHSPSTRRSIFSCFNCCVKA; encoded by the exons ATGGACGACGATCGCAAAGAG AAGAACACGCCGTGGCTATCAGTGCCACAGTTTGGTGATTGGGACCAAAAAGGAGGAGGAACAATGCCTGACTACTCTATGGATTTCACTAAGATTAGAGAGatgaggaaacaaaacaaaagagaccCTTCTCGTGCCAGTTTAGGCAACGAGGATGAGCTCATTAAGCCACCCGACTCTCCTACTTCAACTACTGCTAAACTCACCACTATCCAAAGCCAAAACCAACCTGAGTTTTCTCCCATCCACCATCACCAACCACATTCTCCTTCT ACGAGGAGAAGCATCTTCAGCTGCTTCAACTGCTGCGTCAAGGCTTGA
- the LOC104734999 gene encoding cytochrome P450 78A7, with protein sequence MELMKLASKETSYWMIALPAVFGSQNLHDVSVLGYIFLALVSLSILTWALAGGGGGAWKNGRNRLGRVAIPGPRGIPVFGSLFTLSHGLAHRTLAAMAWSRANTEIMAFSLGSTPVIVASEPNTAREILMSPYFADRPIKQSAKSLMFSRAIGFAPNGAYWRTLRRIASTHLFAPRRILAHEAGRQLDCAEMVKSVLAEQNGAGSVVLRKHLQLASLNNIMGSVFGRRYDPLAQKEDLDELTSMVREGFELLGAFNWSDHLPWLGYFYDSIRLNQRCSDLVPRIRTLVKSIIDEHRVSTREKKRDIGDFVDVLLSLDGDEKLQEDDMIAVLWEMIFRGTDTAALLTEWTMAELVLNPNIQTKLRDEIVTAVRDSTDADVADAVLAKLPYLNAVVKETLRLHPPGPLLSWARLSTSDVQLSNGMVIPKGTTAMVNMWAITHDQTVWSDPLKFDPERFTGIADVDIRGGDLRLAPFGAGRRVCPGKNMGLATVTRWVAELVRRFEWGQDQTEPVDLGEVLKLSCEMEHPLRAVVTEIF encoded by the exons atggagttgATGAAATTGGCTTCAAAAGAAACGAGCTACTGGATGATCGCACTACCTGCCGTTTTTGGATCCCAAAACCTACATGATGTCTCCGTCCTCGGCTATATCTTCCTCGCCCTTGTTTCTCTCTCCATACTCACTTGGGCTCTcgccggaggtggtggtggcgCATGGAAGAACGGGCGTAACCGGTTGGGTCGCGTCGCGATACCGGGTCCTCGGGGCATACCAGTATTCGGCAGTCTCTTCACTCTCAGCCACGGCTTGGCTCATCGGACGTTAGCCGCCATGGCTTGGAGTCGAGCCAACACTGAGATTATGGCTTTCAGCCTTGGTTCGACGCCCGTTATCGTGGCTTCTGAGCCGAACACGGCTCGCGAGATCCTGATGTCGCCTTACTTCGCGGACCGGCCGATTAAGCAGTCCGCTAAGAGTCTCATGTTCAGCCGAGCCATAGGGTTTGCACCAAACGGGGCTTACTGGCGCACGTTAAGAAGGATCGCATCGACTCACCTATTCGCTCCTCGGCGTATCTTAGCACACGAAGCTGGGCGCCAGCTAGACTGCGCTGAAATGGTGAAATCTGTGTTAGCGGAGCAAAACGGCGCTGGATCAGTCGTTTTAAGGAAACACTTGCAACTAGCCTCCTTGAACAACATCATGGGAAGTGTTTTTGGGAGAAGATACGACCCTCTGGCTCAGAAAGAGGATCTTGATGAGCTTACATCAATGGTTAGAGAAGGGTTCGAGCTCTTGGGTGCATTTAATTGGTCCGATCATCTTCCATGGCTCGGTTATTTCTACGACTCTATTCGTTTAAACCAACGTTGCTCAGATCTTGTTCCTCGAATCAGAACCCTCGTCAAGAGTATCATTGACGAACACCGAGTCAGTACCAGGGAGAAGAAAAGAGACATAGGAGATTTTGTTGATGTCTTGTTGTCTTTAGACGGTGATGAGAAGCTCCAAGAAGATGACATGATCGCCGTTTTATGG GAGATGATCTTTCGAGGAACAGATACAGCAGCGTTATTAACAGAGTGGACCATGGCTGAGCTTGTACTAAACCCTAACATTCAAACCAAGTTGCGGGACGAGATCGTTACGGCTGTGAGGGATAGCACCGACGCTGACGTGGCAGATGCTGTCCTAGCAAAACTCCCATACCTGAACGCAGTAGTGAAGGAAACTCTAAGGCTGCATCCTCCTGGACCTCTGCTTTCGTGGGCTCGTCTTTCAACGTCAGACGTTCAGCTCAGCAACGGCATGGTGATTCCAAAGGGAACTACTGCAATGGTCAACATGTGGGCCATTACTCACGACCAGACGGTATGGTCCGACCCGCTGAAGTTCGACCCGGAGAGGTTCACCGGGATTGCTGACGTGGATATTCGTGGTGGGGACTTAAGGCTTGCGCCGTTCGGAGCCGGTAGGAGGGTGTGTCCGGGGAAGAACATGGGGTTAGCTACTGTGACTCGGTGGGTGGCTGAGTTGGTGCGCCGGTTCGAGTGGGGTCAGGACCAGACCGAGCCAGTTGATCTTGGTGAGGtcttgaagctttcttgtgAGATGGAGCATCCTTTACGTGCCGTTGTAACggaaatattttaa
- the LOC104735002 gene encoding elicitor peptide 5-like, whose amino-acid sequence MQREKDNKKDCCKVIPQPVKDFIRCLRFRRSSSSSSDMAKTKPRKNEEKLEDSSIETTTRGIKLMGRRIRKQPVSSGKRGGVNNYDM is encoded by the exons ATGCAGCGtgagaaagataacaaaaaagatTGTTGCAAGGTCATTCCTCAACCTGTTAAGGATTTCATCAGATGTCTGAGATTCAGacgttcgtcttcttcttcttcagacatGGCGAAaactaaaccaagaaaaaat GAGGAGAAATTAGAAGATTCATCTATTGAAACTACAACGAGGGGTATCAAGCTAATGGGTAGAAGGATAAGGAAGCAACCGGTTAGCTCAGGAAAACGAGGTGGAGTTAACAACTACGACATGTAG
- the LOC104735000 gene encoding uncharacterized protein LOC104735000 isoform X2 — translation MFSKLRSPNPVIFGNPILNHGFIHKNLFFRRRDTLRPISRLAKGSNSIASSSPSPLYSNPQQEPSISPQLTSSVGQPPLQLSQWTFTQKHFILLNVVACVTAISASWLFFAAIPTLLAFKKAAESLEKLLDVTREELPDTMAAVRLSGMEISDLTMELSDLGQGITQGVRSSTRAIRVAEDRLRRLTNMNPASMQEEVVIRQTKTEEKEPMVAKKARSFKEGIVKGRSLWQLFFTITRFSKTTTSYLAKRAKK, via the exons ATGTTCTCGAAATTGCGATCACCGAATCCTGTAATCTTCGGGAATCCGATTCTCAATCACGGATTCATCCATAAAAATCTTTTCTTTCGCCGACGGGACACTCTCCGGCCGATCTCGCGATTGGCGAAGGGTTCAAACTCAAtagcatcttcttctccttctccattgTACTCGAATCCGCAGCAGGAGCCATCGATCTCTCCCCAATTGACGTCGTCCGTGGGACAGCCTCCTCTCCAACTCTCTCAATGGACATTTACACAGAAACACTTCATCTTGCTCAATGTCGTCGCTTGCGTA ACAGCAATTTCAGCATCGTGGCTCTTCTTTGCTGCGATTCCTACTCTTCTG gcttttaaGAAAGCAGCTGAGTCTCTTGAAAAGCTTCTGGATGTAACTAGAGAAGAGCTACCAGATACAATGGCTGCTGTTCGCTTATCCGGAATGGAGATCAGTGACTTAACTATGGAGCTCagtgatttagg CCAAGGCATTACTCAAGGTGTTAGAAGCTCAACACGGGCTATTCGTGTAGCTGAAGATAGACTAAGAAGGTTAACAAACATGAATCCAG CTTCAATGCAGGAGGAGGTGGTGATTCGTCAAACCAAGACAGAGGAAAAAGAACCAATGGTGGCTAAAAAAGCTAGGAGCTTTAAGGAAGGGATCGTTAAAGGACGTTCGTTATGGCAATTGTTCTTCACTATCACTCGTTTCTCTAAAACCACCACAAGTTATCTTGCAAAGCGAGCTAAGAAGTAG
- the LOC104735000 gene encoding uncharacterized protein LOC104735000 isoform X1 yields MFSKLRSPNPVIFGNPILNHGFIHKNLFFRRRDTLRPISRLAKGSNSIASSSPSPLYSNPQQEPSISPQLTSSVGQPPLQLSQWTFTQKHFILLNVVACVTAISASWLFFAAIPTLLAFKKAAESLEKLLDVTREELPDTMAAVRLSGMEISDLTMELSDLGQGITQGVRSSTRAIRVAEDRLRRLTNMNPVASMQEEVVIRQTKTEEKEPMVAKKARSFKEGIVKGRSLWQLFFTITRFSKTTTSYLAKRAKK; encoded by the exons ATGTTCTCGAAATTGCGATCACCGAATCCTGTAATCTTCGGGAATCCGATTCTCAATCACGGATTCATCCATAAAAATCTTTTCTTTCGCCGACGGGACACTCTCCGGCCGATCTCGCGATTGGCGAAGGGTTCAAACTCAAtagcatcttcttctccttctccattgTACTCGAATCCGCAGCAGGAGCCATCGATCTCTCCCCAATTGACGTCGTCCGTGGGACAGCCTCCTCTCCAACTCTCTCAATGGACATTTACACAGAAACACTTCATCTTGCTCAATGTCGTCGCTTGCGTA ACAGCAATTTCAGCATCGTGGCTCTTCTTTGCTGCGATTCCTACTCTTCTG gcttttaaGAAAGCAGCTGAGTCTCTTGAAAAGCTTCTGGATGTAACTAGAGAAGAGCTACCAGATACAATGGCTGCTGTTCGCTTATCCGGAATGGAGATCAGTGACTTAACTATGGAGCTCagtgatttagg CCAAGGCATTACTCAAGGTGTTAGAAGCTCAACACGGGCTATTCGTGTAGCTGAAGATAGACTAAGAAGGTTAACAAACATGAATCCAG TAGCTTCAATGCAGGAGGAGGTGGTGATTCGTCAAACCAAGACAGAGGAAAAAGAACCAATGGTGGCTAAAAAAGCTAGGAGCTTTAAGGAAGGGATCGTTAAAGGACGTTCGTTATGGCAATTGTTCTTCACTATCACTCGTTTCTCTAAAACCACCACAAGTTATCTTGCAAAGCGAGCTAAGAAGTAG
- the LOC104735000 gene encoding uncharacterized protein LOC104735000 isoform X3 produces the protein MFSKLRSPNPVIFGNPILNHGFIHKNLFFRRRDTLRPISRLAKGSNSIASSSPSPLYSNPQQEPSISPQLTSSVGQPPLQLSQWTFTQKHFILLNVVACVTAISASWLFFAAIPTLLAFKKAAESLEKLLDVTREELPDTMAAVRLSGMEISDLTMELSDLGQGITQGVRSSTRAIRVAEDRLRRLTNMNPGGGGDSSNQDRGKRTNGG, from the exons ATGTTCTCGAAATTGCGATCACCGAATCCTGTAATCTTCGGGAATCCGATTCTCAATCACGGATTCATCCATAAAAATCTTTTCTTTCGCCGACGGGACACTCTCCGGCCGATCTCGCGATTGGCGAAGGGTTCAAACTCAAtagcatcttcttctccttctccattgTACTCGAATCCGCAGCAGGAGCCATCGATCTCTCCCCAATTGACGTCGTCCGTGGGACAGCCTCCTCTCCAACTCTCTCAATGGACATTTACACAGAAACACTTCATCTTGCTCAATGTCGTCGCTTGCGTA ACAGCAATTTCAGCATCGTGGCTCTTCTTTGCTGCGATTCCTACTCTTCTG gcttttaaGAAAGCAGCTGAGTCTCTTGAAAAGCTTCTGGATGTAACTAGAGAAGAGCTACCAGATACAATGGCTGCTGTTCGCTTATCCGGAATGGAGATCAGTGACTTAACTATGGAGCTCagtgatttagg CCAAGGCATTACTCAAGGTGTTAGAAGCTCAACACGGGCTATTCGTGTAGCTGAAGATAGACTAAGAAGGTTAACAAACATGAATCCAG GAGGAGGTGGTGATTCGTCAAACCAAGACAGAGGAAAAAGAACCAATGGTGGCTAA
- the LOC104735000 gene encoding uncharacterized protein LOC104735000 isoform X4: MFSKLRSPNPVIFGNPILNHGFIHKNLFFRRRDTLRPISRLAKGSNSIASSSPSPLYSNPQQEPSISPQLTSSVGQPPLQLSQWTFTQKHFILLNVVACVTAISASWLFFAAIPTLLAFKKAAESLEKLLDVTREELPDTMAAVRLSGMEISDLTMELSDLGQGITQGVRSSTRAIRVAEDRLRRLTNMNPGGGDSSNQDRGKRTNGG; the protein is encoded by the exons ATGTTCTCGAAATTGCGATCACCGAATCCTGTAATCTTCGGGAATCCGATTCTCAATCACGGATTCATCCATAAAAATCTTTTCTTTCGCCGACGGGACACTCTCCGGCCGATCTCGCGATTGGCGAAGGGTTCAAACTCAAtagcatcttcttctccttctccattgTACTCGAATCCGCAGCAGGAGCCATCGATCTCTCCCCAATTGACGTCGTCCGTGGGACAGCCTCCTCTCCAACTCTCTCAATGGACATTTACACAGAAACACTTCATCTTGCTCAATGTCGTCGCTTGCGTA ACAGCAATTTCAGCATCGTGGCTCTTCTTTGCTGCGATTCCTACTCTTCTG gcttttaaGAAAGCAGCTGAGTCTCTTGAAAAGCTTCTGGATGTAACTAGAGAAGAGCTACCAGATACAATGGCTGCTGTTCGCTTATCCGGAATGGAGATCAGTGACTTAACTATGGAGCTCagtgatttagg CCAAGGCATTACTCAAGGTGTTAGAAGCTCAACACGGGCTATTCGTGTAGCTGAAGATAGACTAAGAAGGTTAACAAACATGAATCCAG GAGGTGGTGATTCGTCAAACCAAGACAGAGGAAAAAGAACCAATGGTGGCTAA